One genomic window of Cyprinus carpio isolate SPL01 chromosome A23, ASM1834038v1, whole genome shotgun sequence includes the following:
- the LOC109111170 gene encoding protein SOGA1-like isoform X2, translating to MTKTKFEGNPESNARSSHHGRQGQEKACGDASSQQPTRQIHRHHVQHMTSKQAQADAWSKIIPAASQSKAKELHSKKPKRVASVKPNIHTGKKEMKPESRKRSDSNRSKSSGRRKLSDGSITSEDLSKDSGCATGKLSSTDSSSEISVASEEHKQSTDAQCVEVCHRGPNEEMMDDSAEQISEHREEEGLINNATPSPGFGFGEGSISPGDQRSYVSLDSHLNLSASVAFSDLTGDFADGMHEDLLREIDDLKSENEYLKDEMEELRSEMLEMRDMYMEEDVYQLQELRQQLEQANKACRILQYRLRKAERRSLRVAQTGQVDGELIRTLEHDIRVAKSVSLRLHSELEAIQKKNSRLEWENEELRERLQDLEVAKQVLQAEMDKSQNSLKRRSLRSTSNKSEKKLSPQDDSADLKCQLHFAKEESALMCKKLTKMALESEVMREELAKYRLLYGEVDETQAAAGATNSAHTREAEVKVHLRLVEEEATLLSRRIVELEVENRGLRAEMSELRERGGGSLEEEEMMKGTSEELALPLQTREQVEMHRDLDGTENADAVTTHNNMQENQMHVEEDHVENSSISHMHREGPIGGEQELSEETKEEDRQAQCKSDCTFGVKDLESLLAIHDQALLVRSTIQLLTTPAKNGLSPTCTHKTPPGAPYLSKTAVDPHQWILDPMLNPLTNGLEVSQAQLRALVEKLEVLSNSTSECLGPVTEKNMLHFGKDLSEIKDDIKNQARQECPCEGNVGSGCNQDSLVLLTLQLQWFIQQWRQGERPTADGKNLFEMYCQNDLHLLKDTKSKACKYYLQEKCNSQVSSALLSDLRTALSDLFSELWEQHRAAQFVNQQFANAKAAWAVECAELKSLISRPDGSAGKAGVKGPSELNVALQKDHVEKLQHLLAESYTAVMDLTRQLKSPSCKMMKKDGKMERMPLKTGIAKPNKNWKYISREAALLDREDPCKTWDSPIMPPNLPGLNLNQELTQRSHTAPERSSIRIYYSPPSAKRIQMSSLIAAEEKELEESQQPHFNAVSCGLVNQDWVTAYENWLGSLPFDCQSLMERDSIAVTSSISSSSLQTSSMASPSCLAFNNLDVSANLSDDMKEITASVLQTSQSSPLERKRAKDFGSSMVSVVSIGTQTQSQPQVTTVGLQTNGPRSLYAAKHWSPRVTSFVSARTPQMSVSLERVPGPADRIQPHTNSPKIQRRHSTSSPFSSKSSSSTSPSSSFTTSSSSLSASPRLDYGVKERGLWALPQRASTSSRPSSVSVQASNKPGGRKNVGVHKYGLVHEFLHNVCGRGEKTNPEMEKAPAARKDHIGLIGSKKSEHPPSRLTTVPLVRNDSITKIVNRRFMKQSPKEESQSQTQTQRQINRGSISKNKGLEDGACDCSSRSLTSCFTRPSQKNLRHVHGQKKPRPHEHPPSRGKGDSLA from the exons ATGACAAAGACAAAATTTGAGGGAAATCCTGAGTCAAATGCACGCTCATCCCATCATGGACGGCAAGGGCAGGAAAAAGCCTGCGGAGACGCGAGCAGCCAGCAGCCCACAAGACAAATCCACCGGCATCATGTGCAACACATGACGTCAAAACAAGCTCAGGCGGACGCTTGGTCTAAAATCATCCCTGCAGCCTCACAGAGCAAAGCCAAAGAGCTTCACTCGAAGAAACCAAAGCGTGTTGCATCTGTCAAGCCAAACATCCACACAGGGAAAAAAGAGATGAAACCCGAGTCGAGAAAACGCTCCGATAGCAATCGCAGTAAATCATCCGGGAGGAGAAAGCTGTCGGATGGAAGCATCACGTCTGAAGACCTGAGTAAGGACTCTGGCTGCGCTACCGGGAAACTGTCTTCCACGGACAGCAGCTCTGAGATCTCGGTCGCATCTGAGGAGCATAAGCAGTCCACTGATGCCCAGTGTGTTGAGGTCTGTCACAGAGGTCCCAACGAAGAGATGATGGACGATTCAGCGGAGCAAATATCAGAACACAGAGAAGAAGAGGGTCTGATTAATAATGCCACCCCGTCTCCAGGTTTTGGCTTCGGAGAGGGAAGCATCTCTCCTGGAGACCAGAGGTCCTACGTTTCTCTGGACAGTCACTTGAACTTGAGCGCGTCTGTGGCATTTTCGGATCTGACTGGAGACTTTGCTGATGGGATGCATGAGGATCTACTGAGAGAGATTGACGACCTAAAATcggaaaatgaatatttaaag GATGAAATGGAGGAACTCCGCTCAGAGATGCTGGAGATGAGGGACATGTACATGGAGGAGGATGTTTACCAGCTGCAGGAACTCCGACAGCAGCTGGAACAGGCCAACAAGGCCTGTCGCATCCTGCAGTACCGACTTAGGAAAGCAGAGAGACGCAGCCTGCGTGTAGCCCAGACGGGACAAGTGGACGGGGAGCTTATCAGGACACTTGAGCATGATATTAGG GTGGCAAAAAGCGTGTCCCTTCGCCTACACAGTGAACTTGAGGCCATTCAAAAGAAAAATTCACGGCTGGAATGGGAAAATGAGGAGTTACGTGAACGGCTGCAGGATCTGGAAGTGGCAAAGCAGGTCCTGCAAGCTGAGATGGACAAATCACAG AATTCTCTAAAGAGACGAAGTTTGAGATCAACATCCAACAAGAGCGAAAAGAAGCTCTCACCACAG GATGACAGCGCTGATTTGAAATGCCAGCTCCACTTTGCCAAAGAGGAGTCTGCGCTCATGTGCAAGAAGCTAACAAAAATGGCCCTGGAGAGCGAGGTGATGCGAGAGGAGCTCGCCAAATACCGTCTGCTTTATGGTGAGGTGGATGAAACACAGGCTGCGGCGGGTGCCACTAACTCTGCCCACACCCGAGAAGCAGAGGTCAAAGTTCACTTGCGGCTGGTGGAGGAGGAAGCCACGTTGCTGAGTCGTCGAATAGTGGAACTAGAGGTGGAGAACCGTGGGTTGCGGGCAGAGATGAGTGAACTGCGTGAACGGGGAGGAGGAAGCCTGGAAGAAGAGGAGATGATGAAGGGGACCAGTGAAGAATTAGCATTGCCTCTCCAAACTAGGGAACAGGTGGAGATGCACAGAGATCTGGATGGGACAGAGAATGCAGATGCAGTGACTACCCACAATAATATGCAGGAGAACCAGATGCATGTAGAGGAAGATCATGTGGAGAACTCTTCTATCAGCCACATGCACAGAGAAGGGCCGATTGGTGGAGAACAGGAGCTTTCTGAAGAGACTAAAGAGGAAGACAGACAAGCTCAATGTAAGTCAGACTGCACATTTGGTGTAAAAGATCTAGAGAGTCTTCTTGCCATCCATGACCAGGCACTGCTTGTCAGATCGACTATACAGCTTCTGACAACCCCAGCAAAAAATGGCCTCTCACCTACATGTACACACAAAACTCCTCCTGGTGCTCCCTACCTAAGCAAAACTGCAGTAGATCCTCATCAATGGATTTTGGACCCAATGTTGAATCCCTTGACCAATGGACTAGAGGTGTCACAAGCCCAACTGCGTGCTCTTGTAGAAAAATTGGAGGTGCTCTCAAACTCCACTTCAGAGTGCCTTGGGCCTGTTACAGAGAAGAATATGTTACATTTTGGCAaagatttaagtgaaataaaagaTGACATAAAGAATCAAGCAAGACAAGAATGTCCATGTGAAGGAAATGTTGGAAGTGGGTGTAACCAGGACAGCTTAGTGCTGCTCACTCTGCAGCTCCAATGGTTCATCCAGCAGTGGAGGCAGGGAGAGAGACCCACAGCTGATGGAAAGAACCTGTTTGAG ATGTATTGTCAGAATGATCTTCATCTACTAAAGGACACAAAGTCAAAAGCATGCAAGTATTATCTTCAAGAGAAGTGCAACAGTCAG GTGAGCAGTGCCCTGCTTTCAGACCTCAGGACAGCACTGTCAGATCTGTTCTCTGAACTTTGGGAGCAGCACAGGGCAGCCCAGTTTGTCAACCAGCAGTTTGCAAATGCCAAAGCAGCATGGGCTGTGGAGTGTGCAGAGCTCAAGAGCCTCATAAGCAGG CCGGACGGTTCAGCTGGGAAAGCAGGAGTAAAGGGTCCATCAGAACTGAATGTGGCTTTGCAGAAGGACCACGTTGAGAAGCTTCAGCACCTGTTAGCAGAGTCCTACACTGCAGTGATGGACCTGACAAGACAGCTGAAG TCCCCCAGTTGCAAGATGAtgaaaaaagatggaaaaatggAGAG GATGCCTCTTAAAACTGGCATTGCAAAACCCAACAAGAACTGGAAGTATATCAGTCGAGAAGCTGCCCTTCTGGACAGAGAAGACCCCTGCAAGACTTGGGACTCTCCTATCATGCCTCCCAATCTCCCTGGTCTGAACCTAAACCAGGAGCTGACCCAGAGAAGCCACACTGCTCCAGAGAGATCCAGCATTCGTATATATTACAGCCCACCATCAGCAAAAAGGATCCAAATGAGCTCTCTGATAGCAGCAGAGGAGAAAGAGCTTGAGGAGAGCCAGCAACCACATTTCAATGCCGTTTCCTGTGGGCTTGTAAACCAAGACTGGGTCACTGCTTATGAAAACTGGCTGGGTAGCCTACCATTTGACTGTCAAAGTTTGATGGAGAGAGATTCAATCGCTGTCACCAGTTCTATATCCTCTTCTAGTCTTCAGACCTCCAGTATGGCATCCCCTTCATGCTTGGCTTTCAATAACTTGGACGTCTCAGCCAACCTGAGTGATGACATGAAGGAAATTACAGCCAGTGTGCTGCAAACCTCCCAATCCAGCCCTCTGGAGAGGAAAAGAGCAAAGGATTTTGGGAGCAGTATGGTGAGTGTTGTAAGTATAGGAACGCAAACTCAATCCCAACCACAGGTGACCACAGTTGGGCTACAAACCAATGGTCCTCGAAGTCTTTATGCTGCAAAGCACTGGTCGCCCCGAGTGACCTCATTTGTATCTGCAAGAACCCCGCAGATGTCAGTGTCACTGGAAAGGGTACCTGGTCCAGCAGATCGGATTCAGCCTCACACCAACTCACCGAAAATACAACGCAGACACTCCACATCTTCTCCGTTTTCTTCAAAGTCTTCCTCTTCCACATCCCCCTCATCCTCTTTCACTACATCCTCCTCATCTCTGAGCGCCTCCCCCAGGCTGGATTATGGAGTGAAGGAACGTGGTTTGTGGGCTCTGCCGCAACGTGCTTCGACATCTAGCAGGCCGAGTTCAGTATCAGTGCAGGCCAGCAATAAACCTGGCGGTCGTAAAAATGTAGGCGTTCACAAGTACGGTCTGGTCCATGAGTTTCTGCACAATGTGTGTGGTCGAGGAGAGAAGACCAACCCGGAGATGGAGAAAGCGCCAGCAGCTCGTAAGGATCACATCGGTCTGATAGGTTCAAAGAAATCCGAGCACCCCCCGTCTCGTTTAACAACGGTGCCGCTAGTCAGAAATGACAGCATCACAAAGATTGTGAACCGCAGATTTATGAAACAAAGCCCAAAAgaggagagccagagccagaCCCAAACTCAGCGCCAAATCAACAGGGGTTCAATCAGCAAGAACAAGGGCTTGGAG GATGGAGCCTGTGACTGCAGCTCACGGTCTTTGACATCCTGCTTCACTCGACCCTCACAAAAAAACCTCCGGCATGTTCATGGTCAAAAAAAGCCCCGCCCACATGAACACCCCCCATCACGTGGTAAAGGTGATTCTCTTGCTTAA
- the LOC109111170 gene encoding protein SOGA1-like isoform X1: MTKTKFEGNPESNARSSHHGRQGQEKACGDASSQQPTRQIHRHHVQHMTSKQAQADAWSKIIPAASQSKAKELHSKKPKRVASVKPNIHTGKKEMKPESRKRSDSNRSKSSGRRKLSDGSITSEDLSKDSGCATGKLSSTDSSSEISVASEEHKQSTDAQCVEVCHRGPNEEMMDDSAEQISEHREEEGLINNATPSPGFGFGEGSISPGDQRSYVSLDSHLNLSASVAFSDLTGDFADGMHEDLLREIDDLKSENEYLKDEMEELRSEMLEMRDMYMEEDVYQLQELRQQLEQANKACRILQYRLRKAERRSLRVAQTGQVDGELIRTLEHDIRVAKSVSLRLHSELEAIQKKNSRLEWENEELRERLQDLEVAKQVLQAEMDKSQNSLKRRSLRSTSNKSEKKLSPQDDSADLKCQLHFAKEESALMCKKLTKMALESEVMREELAKYRLLYGEVDETQAAAGATNSAHTREAEVKVHLRLVEEEATLLSRRIVELEVENRGLRAEMSELRERGGGSLEEEEMMKGTSEELALPLQTREQVEMHRDLDGTENADAVTTHNNMQENQMHVEEDHVENSSISHMHREGPIGGEQELSEETKEEDRQAQCKSDCTFGVKDLESLLAIHDQALLVRSTIQLLTTPAKNGLSPTCTHKTPPGAPYLSKTAVDPHQWILDPMLNPLTNGLEVSQAQLRALVEKLEVLSNSTSECLGPVTEKNMLHFGKDLSEIKDDIKNQARQECPCEGNVGSGCNQDSLVLLTLQLQWFIQQWRQGERPTADGKNLFEMYCQNDLHLLKDTKSKACKYYLQEKCNSQVSSALLSDLRTALSDLFSELWEQHRAAQFVNQQFANAKAAWAVECAELKSLISRPDGSAGKAGVKGPSELNVALQKDHVEKLQHLLAESYTAVMDLTRQLKVRESNWSSEWQELLEHLNHAHLECEESKTAKQNRKMQSPSCKMMKKDGKMERMPLKTGIAKPNKNWKYISREAALLDREDPCKTWDSPIMPPNLPGLNLNQELTQRSHTAPERSSIRIYYSPPSAKRIQMSSLIAAEEKELEESQQPHFNAVSCGLVNQDWVTAYENWLGSLPFDCQSLMERDSIAVTSSISSSSLQTSSMASPSCLAFNNLDVSANLSDDMKEITASVLQTSQSSPLERKRAKDFGSSMVSVVSIGTQTQSQPQVTTVGLQTNGPRSLYAAKHWSPRVTSFVSARTPQMSVSLERVPGPADRIQPHTNSPKIQRRHSTSSPFSSKSSSSTSPSSSFTTSSSSLSASPRLDYGVKERGLWALPQRASTSSRPSSVSVQASNKPGGRKNVGVHKYGLVHEFLHNVCGRGEKTNPEMEKAPAARKDHIGLIGSKKSEHPPSRLTTVPLVRNDSITKIVNRRFMKQSPKEESQSQTQTQRQINRGSISKNKGLEDGACDCSSRSLTSCFTRPSQKNLRHVHGQKKPRPHEHPPSRGKGDSLA, encoded by the exons ATGACAAAGACAAAATTTGAGGGAAATCCTGAGTCAAATGCACGCTCATCCCATCATGGACGGCAAGGGCAGGAAAAAGCCTGCGGAGACGCGAGCAGCCAGCAGCCCACAAGACAAATCCACCGGCATCATGTGCAACACATGACGTCAAAACAAGCTCAGGCGGACGCTTGGTCTAAAATCATCCCTGCAGCCTCACAGAGCAAAGCCAAAGAGCTTCACTCGAAGAAACCAAAGCGTGTTGCATCTGTCAAGCCAAACATCCACACAGGGAAAAAAGAGATGAAACCCGAGTCGAGAAAACGCTCCGATAGCAATCGCAGTAAATCATCCGGGAGGAGAAAGCTGTCGGATGGAAGCATCACGTCTGAAGACCTGAGTAAGGACTCTGGCTGCGCTACCGGGAAACTGTCTTCCACGGACAGCAGCTCTGAGATCTCGGTCGCATCTGAGGAGCATAAGCAGTCCACTGATGCCCAGTGTGTTGAGGTCTGTCACAGAGGTCCCAACGAAGAGATGATGGACGATTCAGCGGAGCAAATATCAGAACACAGAGAAGAAGAGGGTCTGATTAATAATGCCACCCCGTCTCCAGGTTTTGGCTTCGGAGAGGGAAGCATCTCTCCTGGAGACCAGAGGTCCTACGTTTCTCTGGACAGTCACTTGAACTTGAGCGCGTCTGTGGCATTTTCGGATCTGACTGGAGACTTTGCTGATGGGATGCATGAGGATCTACTGAGAGAGATTGACGACCTAAAATcggaaaatgaatatttaaag GATGAAATGGAGGAACTCCGCTCAGAGATGCTGGAGATGAGGGACATGTACATGGAGGAGGATGTTTACCAGCTGCAGGAACTCCGACAGCAGCTGGAACAGGCCAACAAGGCCTGTCGCATCCTGCAGTACCGACTTAGGAAAGCAGAGAGACGCAGCCTGCGTGTAGCCCAGACGGGACAAGTGGACGGGGAGCTTATCAGGACACTTGAGCATGATATTAGG GTGGCAAAAAGCGTGTCCCTTCGCCTACACAGTGAACTTGAGGCCATTCAAAAGAAAAATTCACGGCTGGAATGGGAAAATGAGGAGTTACGTGAACGGCTGCAGGATCTGGAAGTGGCAAAGCAGGTCCTGCAAGCTGAGATGGACAAATCACAG AATTCTCTAAAGAGACGAAGTTTGAGATCAACATCCAACAAGAGCGAAAAGAAGCTCTCACCACAG GATGACAGCGCTGATTTGAAATGCCAGCTCCACTTTGCCAAAGAGGAGTCTGCGCTCATGTGCAAGAAGCTAACAAAAATGGCCCTGGAGAGCGAGGTGATGCGAGAGGAGCTCGCCAAATACCGTCTGCTTTATGGTGAGGTGGATGAAACACAGGCTGCGGCGGGTGCCACTAACTCTGCCCACACCCGAGAAGCAGAGGTCAAAGTTCACTTGCGGCTGGTGGAGGAGGAAGCCACGTTGCTGAGTCGTCGAATAGTGGAACTAGAGGTGGAGAACCGTGGGTTGCGGGCAGAGATGAGTGAACTGCGTGAACGGGGAGGAGGAAGCCTGGAAGAAGAGGAGATGATGAAGGGGACCAGTGAAGAATTAGCATTGCCTCTCCAAACTAGGGAACAGGTGGAGATGCACAGAGATCTGGATGGGACAGAGAATGCAGATGCAGTGACTACCCACAATAATATGCAGGAGAACCAGATGCATGTAGAGGAAGATCATGTGGAGAACTCTTCTATCAGCCACATGCACAGAGAAGGGCCGATTGGTGGAGAACAGGAGCTTTCTGAAGAGACTAAAGAGGAAGACAGACAAGCTCAATGTAAGTCAGACTGCACATTTGGTGTAAAAGATCTAGAGAGTCTTCTTGCCATCCATGACCAGGCACTGCTTGTCAGATCGACTATACAGCTTCTGACAACCCCAGCAAAAAATGGCCTCTCACCTACATGTACACACAAAACTCCTCCTGGTGCTCCCTACCTAAGCAAAACTGCAGTAGATCCTCATCAATGGATTTTGGACCCAATGTTGAATCCCTTGACCAATGGACTAGAGGTGTCACAAGCCCAACTGCGTGCTCTTGTAGAAAAATTGGAGGTGCTCTCAAACTCCACTTCAGAGTGCCTTGGGCCTGTTACAGAGAAGAATATGTTACATTTTGGCAaagatttaagtgaaataaaagaTGACATAAAGAATCAAGCAAGACAAGAATGTCCATGTGAAGGAAATGTTGGAAGTGGGTGTAACCAGGACAGCTTAGTGCTGCTCACTCTGCAGCTCCAATGGTTCATCCAGCAGTGGAGGCAGGGAGAGAGACCCACAGCTGATGGAAAGAACCTGTTTGAG ATGTATTGTCAGAATGATCTTCATCTACTAAAGGACACAAAGTCAAAAGCATGCAAGTATTATCTTCAAGAGAAGTGCAACAGTCAG GTGAGCAGTGCCCTGCTTTCAGACCTCAGGACAGCACTGTCAGATCTGTTCTCTGAACTTTGGGAGCAGCACAGGGCAGCCCAGTTTGTCAACCAGCAGTTTGCAAATGCCAAAGCAGCATGGGCTGTGGAGTGTGCAGAGCTCAAGAGCCTCATAAGCAGG CCGGACGGTTCAGCTGGGAAAGCAGGAGTAAAGGGTCCATCAGAACTGAATGTGGCTTTGCAGAAGGACCACGTTGAGAAGCTTCAGCACCTGTTAGCAGAGTCCTACACTGCAGTGATGGACCTGACAAGACAGCTGAAGGTCCGTGAAAGCAATTGGAGCTCTGAGTGGCAGGAACTGCTAGAACACCTTAACCACGCACATCTAGAGTGCGAAGAGTCGAAGACAGCTAAGCAAAATAGAAAAATGCAG TCCCCCAGTTGCAAGATGAtgaaaaaagatggaaaaatggAGAG GATGCCTCTTAAAACTGGCATTGCAAAACCCAACAAGAACTGGAAGTATATCAGTCGAGAAGCTGCCCTTCTGGACAGAGAAGACCCCTGCAAGACTTGGGACTCTCCTATCATGCCTCCCAATCTCCCTGGTCTGAACCTAAACCAGGAGCTGACCCAGAGAAGCCACACTGCTCCAGAGAGATCCAGCATTCGTATATATTACAGCCCACCATCAGCAAAAAGGATCCAAATGAGCTCTCTGATAGCAGCAGAGGAGAAAGAGCTTGAGGAGAGCCAGCAACCACATTTCAATGCCGTTTCCTGTGGGCTTGTAAACCAAGACTGGGTCACTGCTTATGAAAACTGGCTGGGTAGCCTACCATTTGACTGTCAAAGTTTGATGGAGAGAGATTCAATCGCTGTCACCAGTTCTATATCCTCTTCTAGTCTTCAGACCTCCAGTATGGCATCCCCTTCATGCTTGGCTTTCAATAACTTGGACGTCTCAGCCAACCTGAGTGATGACATGAAGGAAATTACAGCCAGTGTGCTGCAAACCTCCCAATCCAGCCCTCTGGAGAGGAAAAGAGCAAAGGATTTTGGGAGCAGTATGGTGAGTGTTGTAAGTATAGGAACGCAAACTCAATCCCAACCACAGGTGACCACAGTTGGGCTACAAACCAATGGTCCTCGAAGTCTTTATGCTGCAAAGCACTGGTCGCCCCGAGTGACCTCATTTGTATCTGCAAGAACCCCGCAGATGTCAGTGTCACTGGAAAGGGTACCTGGTCCAGCAGATCGGATTCAGCCTCACACCAACTCACCGAAAATACAACGCAGACACTCCACATCTTCTCCGTTTTCTTCAAAGTCTTCCTCTTCCACATCCCCCTCATCCTCTTTCACTACATCCTCCTCATCTCTGAGCGCCTCCCCCAGGCTGGATTATGGAGTGAAGGAACGTGGTTTGTGGGCTCTGCCGCAACGTGCTTCGACATCTAGCAGGCCGAGTTCAGTATCAGTGCAGGCCAGCAATAAACCTGGCGGTCGTAAAAATGTAGGCGTTCACAAGTACGGTCTGGTCCATGAGTTTCTGCACAATGTGTGTGGTCGAGGAGAGAAGACCAACCCGGAGATGGAGAAAGCGCCAGCAGCTCGTAAGGATCACATCGGTCTGATAGGTTCAAAGAAATCCGAGCACCCCCCGTCTCGTTTAACAACGGTGCCGCTAGTCAGAAATGACAGCATCACAAAGATTGTGAACCGCAGATTTATGAAACAAAGCCCAAAAgaggagagccagagccagaCCCAAACTCAGCGCCAAATCAACAGGGGTTCAATCAGCAAGAACAAGGGCTTGGAG GATGGAGCCTGTGACTGCAGCTCACGGTCTTTGACATCCTGCTTCACTCGACCCTCACAAAAAAACCTCCGGCATGTTCATGGTCAAAAAAAGCCCCGCCCACATGAACACCCCCCATCACGTGGTAAAGGTGATTCTCTTGCTTAA